One window of the Hoplias malabaricus isolate fHopMal1 chromosome Y, fHopMal1.hap1, whole genome shotgun sequence genome contains the following:
- the LOC136677665 gene encoding probable peptidyl-tRNA hydrolase, which produces MSDETRRVKLLAILSQVWRLLSMALRRMINKLMNRVLLGTVQSEKMASDVVNSSRRKLVVGLGNPGMNGSRHSVGMTVISALAERLGVADQWRSDRQVSGEVIISVFQDTQLVLLRPKLLMNVNGVSVAKAAGKFSVQPEHIVLVHDELDKPLGKVGIKHGGSARGHNGVRSCVDCLQTDVMPRLRIGIGRPSGKTTVDRHVLGRFSKEEQLILSSVLEQSVDLLLAQLTEEQLQTFPAGGRRAAGRKKERTPPPHDLAEEKTQS; this is translated from the exons ATGAGTGACGAAACGAGGAGGGTAAAACTCCTGGCGATTTTGTCTCAGGTTTGGAGGCTGTTATCGATGGCTTTGAGGCGGATGATAAATAAGTTGATGAACCGTGTGCTTTTGGGCACAGTCCAGTCTGAGAAGATGGCCAGTGATGTGGTGAACAGTTCTAGAAGGAAACTG GTGGTAGGGCTTGGTAACCCTGGGATGAATGGTTCAAGGCACAGTGTCGGGATGACTGTGATTTCAGCACTGGCCGAGCGACTGGGTGTGGCTGACCAGTGGAggtcagacagacaggtgtCAGGAGAGGTCATcatttcagtttttcaggaCACTCAGCTTGTGCTTCTTCGTCCAAAGCTGCTCATGAATGTAAACGGAGTGAGTGTAGCTAAGGCAG CCGGGAAGTTTTCTGTGCAGCCTGAACACATTGTCTTGGTTCATGATGAACTTGATAAACCCCTTGGGAAAGTCGGCATTAAACATGGAGGGAGTGCAAG GGGTCATAATGGTGTCCGATCCTGTGTTGATTGTCTTCAAACTGAT GTTATGCCACGACTACGAATTGGTATCGGACGACCCTCTGGAAAGACAACTGTGGACAGACATGTTTTGGGACGATTTTCCAAAGAAGAGCAGCTCATTCTGAGCTCTGTTCTGGAGCAGAGTGTGGACCTTTTACTCGCACAGCTCACAGAAGAGCAGCTCCAGACTTTTCCAGCAGGAGGCAGAAGAGCAGCaggcagaaagaaagagagaacccCTCCACCTCATGATCTTGCTGAAGAGAAGACTCAGAGCTGA
- the LOC136677614 gene encoding torsin-2A-like yields MELRSEGAGMIFTLFWVYCTSTVGGFEMKTIYCTISDSCDCDFKPNIQGLEWDLYKNVYGQHLVRDIVSETVVSFLKKENPDRPLVLSFHGASGTGKTMVSTMLGRHLYGTAMGSPYIHQYVPTLHFPLADRVKQYKSDLKHWVQGNLTACARSIFIFDEMEKMPPGVIDILEPFLGPSHVVFQTNYRKAIYIFISTAGQEVINTVALESRQAGRDREEIKPEELEEAIAESVFNNKNSGFYHSKIISEKRIAHFVPFLPLCRRHIERCAQRDLCQRGECQRRDVAEAVGGAVTYTPQDGQHFSSTGCKLVPAKVNLFL; encoded by the exons ATGGAGCTGAGGTCTGAAGGAGCAGGGATGATATTCACACTTTTCTGGGTTTACTGTACATCAACAGTTGGTGGTTTTGAAATGAAGACGATATATTGCACCATATCTGACAGCTGTGACTGCGACTTCAAGCCCAATATTCAGG GCTTGGAGTGGGatctttataaaaatgtatatgggCAGCATCTGGTGCGGGATATTGTGTCAGAGACTGTTGTTAGTTTCCTAAAAAAGGAAAATCCAGACAGACCACTGGTGCTGTCTTTCCATGGAGCTTCAGGGACTGGTAAGACTATGGTCAGCACAATGCTAGGACGCCACCTCTATGGAACAGCCATGGGAAGCCCTTATATCCACCAGTATGTCCCCACTCTGCACTTTCCTTTAGCTGACAGAGTGAAGCAATACAAG TCAGATTTAAAACACTGGGTCCAGGGTAATCTCACTGCTTGTGCTCGCTCTATCTTTATCTTCGACGAGATGGAAAAGATGCCCCCTGGAGTGATTGACATATTAGAACCCTTTCTTGGCCCTTCACATGTTGTTTTCCAGACCAACTACCGTAAGGCTATCTACATCTTTATCAG CACTGCAGGTCAAGAGGTCATTAACACAGTTGCCCTAGAAAGTAGGCAGGCTGGACGAGACAGAGAGGAGATCAAGCCAGAAGAGCTTGAGGAAGCCATTGCAGAGTCTGTGTTCAACAATAAGAATA GTGGATTCTACCACTCCAAAATAATCTCAGAAAAGAGGATAGCTCATTTTGTGCCATTCCTGCCCTTGTGTCGGCGCCACATTGAACGCTGTGCCCAGCGGGATTTGTGCCAGCGTGGTGAGTGCCAGCGTAGAGATGTGGCAGAAGCAGTAGGGGGCGCAGTAACCTATACTCCACAGGATGGTCAACACTTCTCAAGTACTGGGTGCAAACTAGTGCCTGCTAAAGTCAATCTTTTCTTATGA